From the Bombus vancouverensis nearcticus chromosome 3, iyBomVanc1_principal, whole genome shotgun sequence genome, one window contains:
- the Myo61F gene encoding unconventional myosin 61F isoform X4 — protein MITRPVSANPIGGNILNYLLEKSRVVHQFSGERNFHIFYQLLAGAGEETLRKLYLKRNLDTYYYLTNGTKGTIDSIDDATQYNEVIKAMKTMEMTQQEQDDLFAIVASVLHMGNVGFTEEDGVAQILKPASVEAVAALLGCDIKQLAGAFTNRTIDAHGDVVVSPLNREFAIYARDALAKAVYDRLFTWLVTRLNKSLQPINNPHKKMVIGILDIYGFEIFQKNSFEQFCINYCNEKLQQLFIQLTLKSEQEEYLREGITWENVQYFNNKVICDLIEEKYKGIISLMDEECLRPGEPTDLSFLEKLNVNLNNHPHYISHMKADLQTQKVMGRDEFRLVHYAGEVTYNVRGFLEKNNDLLYRDLREVMSHTTNSIIKNVFDVKDLTSKKRPDTAITQFKNSLNNLVEILMGKEPSYIRCIKPNDYKMPNKFNEKIILHQVKYLGLMENLRVRRAGFAYRRPYEQFLQRYKSLCPQTWPNYHGPAKEGVQILVCHLGFEEDEYRMGNTKLFIRFPKTLFDTEDAFQMKKHEIAAIIQSKWKCILIRRRYLNMRKAAVVFQKYIRRWLAKQEAERRRKAVIIIRRFIEGFITRNGPPTELNIAFIELAKSQWLIKLSKSLPVGVLNNYWPPCPYSCREASEHLRIIYKKWKARNYRLALSKEDKQQFELKILAESLFKDKKKSYAKSFGPKFKNDRLGPEYNALRQSFINNHLSKNETIKYATPVIKYDRHGYKPRERVLILTEHAVYILDTLKTFKLKHRLPYKSIEELVVTGESDNLLIVRIPPELKKDKGDLILEVPHIIEALTKAIDITNNPNILKIVHTESVSHKLVSGKEGVIEFRTGTTPAISKNRQSGHLLVVASP, from the exons GCGACTCAGTATAATGAAGTAATAAAGGCGATGAAGACTATGGAGATGACTCAGCAGGAACAGGATGACCTATTCGCAATAGTTGCATCGGTATTGCACATGGGAAATGTTGGTTTTACCGAGGAAGATGGTGTCGCGCAAATCTTAAAACCAGCTTCTGTCGAGGCGGTTGCCGCT TTATTGGGTTGCGACATAAAGCAGTTGGCGGGCGCCTTTACAAATCGCACCATAGACGCCCACGGTGACGTGGTCGTTTCCCCGTTGAACAGAGAATTTGCGATTTATGCACGGGATGCGTTGGCGAAAGCTGTATATGACAGACTGTTCACATGGCTCGTGACCAGATTGAATAAATCCTTGCAGCCGATTAACAATCCACATAAGAAAATGGTCATAGGAATCCTGGATATTTATGGTTTCGAAATCTTTCAGAAGAACAG CTTCGAACAGTTCTGTATAAATTACTGCAATGAGAAGTTGCAGCAACTTTTTATTCAATTGACATTGAAATCGGAACAAGAGGAGTATTTGAGAGAGGGAATAACGTGGGAAAatgttcaatattttaataataaagtcATTTGCGATttaatcgaagaaaaatataaag GTATAATATCCTTAATGGATGAAGAATGCCTTCGTCCCGGAGAACCAACCGATTTGAGCTTCCTGGAAAAATTGAATGTAAATTTGAATAATCATCCTCATTACATAAGCCACATGAAAGCAGATCTACAAACACAGAAAGTTATGGGACGTGAT GAGTTTAGATTGGTGCATTACGCTGGCGAAGTAACGTACAACGTCCGTGGGTTCCTTGAGAAGAATAATGATTTATTATATAGAGATTTGCGTGAAGTAATGTCGCACACGACGAACTCGATTATTAAG AACGTGTTTGACGTAAAAGATTTGACCAGCAAAAAACGACCAGATACTGCTATTACGCAATTTAAAAACAGTTTAAATAATCTGGTGGAGATTCTTATGGGCAAAGAACCTTCTTATATTCGTTGTATTAAACCCAATGACTATAAAATGCCTA ATAAATTCAACGAGAAAATTATACTGCATCAAGTAAAGTATTTAGGtcttatggaaaatttaagaGTAAGGCGAGCTGGTTTTGCCTACAGAAGGCCCTATGAACAATTCTTACAACGTTATAAATCTCTGTGTCCGCAAACATGGCCTAACTATCATGGTCCCGCTAAAGAAGGTGTACAGATACTCGTGTGTCATCTTGGTTTCGAAGAAGATGAATACAGGATGGGCAA TACAAAATTATTCATTCGATTCCCTAAGACATTATTCGATACGGAAGACGCCTTCCAGATGAAGAAGCATGAAATAGCTGCTATTATTCAAAGTAAATGGAAGTGTATATTAATAAGACGAAGGTATTTAAACATGAGAAAGGCAGCAGTAGTTTTTCAAAAGTATATTCGAAGATGGTTGGCGAAACAGGAAGCTGAAAGAAGGCGAAAAGCAGTTATTATTATTCGACG ATTTATCGAAGGATTTATTACACGAAATGGGCCACCAACAGAGCTTAACATCGCTTTTATCGAGCTAGCAAAATCTCAGTGGTTAATCAAGCTCTCTAAGTCACTTCCAGTTGGTGTGTTAAATAATTATTGGCCACCATGTCCATATTCTTGTCGAGAA GCCTCAGAGCATTTGCGCATCATATACAAAAAATGGAAAGCTCGGAATTATAGATTGGCTTTGTCAAAAGAGGATAAGCAGCAattcgaattaaaaattttagctgAATCTCTCTTCAAAGACAAAAAGAAATCGTATGCAAAGAGTTTTGGACCAAAGTTCAAGAATGATCGGCTTGGTCCCGAATACAATGCCTTGAGACAGAGTTTCATTAATAATCATCTTTCTAAAAATGAAACTATAAAA TATGCGACTCCTGTTATTAAATATGATCGACATGGTTATAAACCCCGTGAAAGGGTATTAATTTTAACAGAGCATGCTGTGTATATTTTAGATACCTTAAAAACGTTCAAACTTAAACATCGATTACCGTATAAATCAATTGAAGAGTTGGTGGTTACTGGAGAATCGGACAATTTATTGATCGTTAGGATACCACCCGAATTAAAAAAGGATAAG GGTGATTTAATTTTGGAGGTACCACATATCATAGAAGCATTAACAAAAGCAATTGATATCACTAATAACCCAAATATTCTTAAAATTGTTCATACGGAATC AGTGTCACATAAACTAGTCAGTGGTAAAGAAGGTGTGATTGAATTCAGAACTGGTACAACTCCAGCCATTAGTAAAAACAGACAAAGTGGACATTTATTAGTG GTGGCTTCtccataa
- the LOC117154241 gene encoding uncharacterized protein LOC117154241 — protein sequence MAQGKLKVKAKVPSTVKGKSKNKKSSGIQRRNNAPIQPKKRKFEETHKLKQIITKTVNKAMEDELREKALEGKRLLTRKEAVTLKKK from the exons ATGGCCCAAGGAAAATTAAAAGTGAAAGCTAAAGTGCCATCGACGGTAAAAGGAAAAAGTAAGAACAAAAAGAGTTCTGGTATTCAAAGACGAAATA atgcACCTATTCAACCTAAAAAGAGGAAATTTGAAGAAACGCATAagttaaaacaaataattacaaaaaCAGTTAACAAAGCAATGGAAGATGAATTGAGAGAAAAAGCTTTGGAAGGAAAAAGATTACTTACTAGAAAGGAAGCAGTTAcgttgaaaaagaaataa
- the LOC117154240 gene encoding peroxisomal membrane protein 2, whose amino-acid sequence MALSKPKDLILQLTSAYFERLYTSPLKTKAITSCVIAALGNFISQKISGAKRFNEDSFLAFALFGLFFGGPLPHYFYTYINPFVRNPLILLLIERCLYTPCYQALALYMLSMFEGSSHDDALKQMKKLYLPVLTANLKYLTLLQFINLKYVPPILRVLVVNLIGFCWAIYLAQQRSKQTKATK is encoded by the exons ATGGCTCTTTCTAAGCCTAAAGATTTAATACTTCAACTTACTTCTGCTTATTTCGAACGTCTTTATACGAGTCCGCTGAAAACTAAAGCGATCACTAG TTGTGTCATCGCAGCTCTCggaaattttatttcgcaaAAAATATCTGGTGCAAAGCGTTTCAATGAAGACAGTTTCCTCGCATTTGCTCTCTTTGG GCTATTCTTTGGAGGCCCACTTCCacattatttttatacatatataaatccATTTGTGAGAAACCCTTTAATTCTTTTGTTAATAGAAAGATGTTTATATACACCGTGTTATCAGGCATTAGCATTATACATGTTGTCTATGTTTGAG GGTAGTTCACATGATGATGCTttgaaacaaatgaaaaagTTATATTTGCCAGTACTTACtgcaaatttaaaatatttaacattactTCAGTTTATTAACTTAAAATATGTTCCACCAATT TTACGTGTTCTTGTGGTAAATCTTATTGGTTTTTGTTGGGCTATATATCTCGCACAACAGCGTTCTAAACAGACAAAAGCTACAAAATAA